AATAGCCTTTCATGAAGGTTCAACTTCGACCCCAGGGTTGAAACAGCAACTCCAAGGCTCCTGAATAAAAGTCCCAGAATTATAACCACTATCCCTTTTTGCCATGAATTGTTTATGGCGTTTATACTTACGCTTGCACCCACGAGAACGAAAAGGAAGACCTCTGCGAGTACCCATACACGCTCCATTTTTCCCGCCAATCTTTCGGCAGCAACCGGCAGTTTTTCTCTTAGCATGAACCCGATCGCCATCACACCTAGCAACGAAGCCACCGGCATATAGTTTTCCAGTTGATGGAAAATAAAAGCCGATGATAGAACCAGTAGGACTTTCTTTGTGTCCCTCATATGGAATTTTTTGAATAGAAGAGCGAAAAGAAAACCGATGAGTGCTCCAGCTCCGATTCCAAGGGCTATTTCCAGCGGTACGCTTGCAACAGCGGTAACTACGTTGATATTCTGTCCTTTATCTATACCAAGGAAAACAGTGAATATGGTTATGGCAACCACATCATCAACCGAGGCCGCAGCCAGTATGGTCGATGGCACTTCCCTGTCCTTTCCCATGTCGCTTTCCTTGAAGCGAAGCATCTCGGGAACCACTACGGCGGGAGAAACGGCGGCAATAATGAAACCAAGCATTCCACCCTTCACTAAATCCAGACCGAGCCATTGAGCGAAGAACATTATTGAGAAGCCTTCGAAGACGCCTGGAAGAAAACTCATTCGCAATGCGAGGGGACCGATCTTCTTCACAGTTTTACGGTCAAGGCCAAGACCGGCGCGAAGAAGAATTACAATCAAGGCCAGTAACCTGATTTCACTCGAAACGTCCAGCAGCGAGTTATCTATAAGGTTTAGAATCTGGGGACCCAGAAGAACGCCGAGAAAGATCAATCCTATCAAGCCGGGAAGCCGCAGTTTTTCGAAAAGAGAGATGATAGGAATTGAAAGAATAATTATCAGCGAGATACTCAATACCATTTTTACCTCCAGAACACGGTGAACAACGATAGCCACCATAAATTTGACAGTAGTAGAAGCTATCAGCGCGCGACGCGGTTCTGGGTGGTAAAAACTCCACGGCAAGCTTCATTGCCTTAGGTATTATATTATGTGATGAGTTATACTGTCAAATAGATGCTGAACGGAGGTGAGAGAGCGAGATGCTGACCACTTTTCTTGCGATTGTCGGTGCGTTGTTTCTGCTTTATCTGGCGATAAGGTACTTCCCCGCCCTCATCAAGCTGGTGATAGGGATCGGAGTCGTTCTGGTGGTGGTTTTTGCTTTCGCCGGTTTTGTGGTGGTCTTCCTGCCGATCCTGATAATTATAGCGATAGTCCTGCTTGTTGTGAAGCTTGTAAAATGAAAACTATCGATCTGACGGCCATTCAGGTCCATTTCGACGCGACGACGTTTTCAAGGGAATCGTTCGCGAGCGCAATGGACCGATATGTTCGTCTGGCCCGTGGTCTCTGGAGGGGTGAGCGTCATGTCACGGTCTTTCCGGAGTTCTTTCCGACCTTTCTTTATCCTGCATTCAGAGGCATGACCTTAAAAGGCGGTCCGGGAAAGATCCTTTTGAAGTACGCGCTCAAGAATACGGGGCTCTCTCTCAATCCTCTCAGACAGGCCTTTTTGAATCACGCTTTAGAAATAGAGCTCTTTTATCGCGAAACGTTCGGAGCGCTGGCCGGGGAATTTAAAACTTATCTGCTGGCACCTTCTATCCTGATGCCTGAGGTTGATTTCGAATCTTCAAGGGGAACCTTCTTGAGGGATAAGAGGTTGTACAACATGGCTTATCTCTTCAGCCCTCAGGGCCGGCTCATCGCGAAGATCGCCAAACGCAATCTTACGGACGCAGAGAGCAGGATACTCTTCTCCAGGGGAAGCTCCTTCGGCAATATAGCCGAGACTTCAATCGGAACACTGGGTGTCGCCATCTGTTACGATATGTTTTTTGAGAGCGAAGTGAGGAGACTCGATTCTAGTGGCTGCGAGATCCTTCTCGTTCCTTCCTGCAACTTCGCTCCATGGAAGGCCCATTTGAACGGATCAACTCAGGAGAGGGTATGGTTCAGAGATGGTCCGATCAGCGCGTCGAAAGACAGGGAGAACATACGTTTTCTGGTGAACGCGATGGCCGTCGGCGATATTGGTGGGCAGACCGCCCAGGGAAGATCTTCCATATGGCACAACGGCAAGGTTCTGGCCATATCGCGGGAGGTCGAGCGGGAAGATGTCGTGAATGCCATAGTGGAACTGGATTTTTACCCGGGCGGACTTTAGAGAATCGCGGGTAGTATAATCTAGTCGGCAATCGTACAGGGCCAGATTCAAAGGAGGTATACGAGTGAAAATAGCGGTAGTACACGACGAAAAACCCGGTGAGGTCGGCATGAAGATGCTGAAAAGTATCGCCGGTGTTTTAGAGAAACACCACGAAGTATTCCCAGTGCCGCTCACGTCGAAATTCGTTGAAAGGATCGAGAGTGAAGGTATAGAGTTCGTCTTTAACATCGCAACCGGAGGTGAGGGCCACCAGAGACAGGTCTATGTGCCTGCTATACTCGACTTCTGGAATATACCTTATACCGGTTCTGGTGTGTCGGCCAACTGCCTATGCATCGACAAATCGCTCACCAAAATAGTTATGGCCGACAGCGGTATACCAACCCCTAAGTACGTTTGCTTCAAACAATCTCGTCCGGTTGAAGAGATAGATTTCTATCCGGCCATTGTAAAGCCTTCGCGCGGTGGAAGCGCCGTTGGAATATGGGCAGATTCGGTGGTCAGTGATAGGGTCGAACTCGAAAGGGCCGTGGAGAGAATTCACAGGGAATACGGAGAACCAGCCCTGGTTGAAGAGTTCATAGTCGGTCGAGAATTCAGCGTCGGGATAGTCGGACACACGGTACTACCCATTCTTGAGATAGACTTTTCTTCACTACCGGAGGGGATGGAACGATTCTACTCTTACAGAGTCAAGCAGTATCTAGGCGAGAAAACCGGTTACATCTGTCCGGCCGTCATACCGGAAGTTCTGAAAGCAGAGATCGAAAGCTTATCGCTAGAACTCTTCGATAGGCTCGATCTGGGCGATTATGCGCGCATGGATATAAGGGTCGATAAGTACGGCGAGCCGTACTTTCTCGAGGTAAACTCCCTCCCGCTGCTCGTTCCCGATTACTCGGATATAGTAAAGATGGCGCTGGCAGCAGGCTGGGAATACGACGATCTGATACTCGCAATTCTGGATTCCGCTATAGAGAGAAGAAGGTAATCGAATGAATCATAGAGAGAGGTACGAACTGGCTTTGAAAATCTCCCGCGATGTCTCGGAAGAGATGGGTAGCAATTTGGTTTCTTTCTGTCTTTACGGTTCCACTTGCCGGGGTACGGATACGCGCTGGTCCGACCTGGAGATGTTTGCCATAACCATTGAAGAGACACCTCAGAAATCTCTTCTTATCGGTACTGTCCCTGCGATCGTTTACACGATGACCGATTCGAAACTTCGTGAGATTCTTGAAAAGCCCGGTACACAATGGCCACTGTACACCGGCCTGATGAAAGGACTTGTGGTTCTTTCCGGAGACATGGAAGCGCCGTCAAGGTATTATTCGCTGGCACTGAACGTGTCGCGCGAAAGACTAAAAGAGGCTCTTAAAGAAAATCTGCCCGGGTTGGTCTTCGAGTCTTACGGAAGGATCTTCTCCAGTATAGTCAGAAAGAAACATGAGGATATCTATTGTGCGGTAGTCGAGGTTTTGTTGGAGATGAGCACCGCGCTATGTCTGCTGAACGGCAAGCATGTCAACAGCAGCTACTTCGAGGGGATAAGGGAGAGCTTCGAATTCGAAAAAAGGCCCGCGCGTTATGCGGCCCTCGCCACCAGGCTATGGAAGAGCCGCAACCCCTTCGAAATAGCTCGCGACGCCAGAGAACTTATTAAAAACTACATAGTGCTCCTTGAAAGCGAAGGGCTTATCTAGTAGAGCACCGGGTCTGGAGTGTGAGGTCTGGTAAGAGCGGGAAGAGCTGTCTCCGGTATTTCGTTGTTTGTTAGAATAAGAGAGGCAGGGGATACAAAATAAGTCCAGTCCTTCGAAAGAGCAAAGAGCGATTCATCGTGGTTTGTTAAAGAACACGAGAGAAAGAGAGTACGAACTCTCGAATGCTCTCTTTTTCGTGTTTTACGAGCAAACTGGCCAGTCGTATTTTATGCTTATTGGATGATCCTTTTTGTGCTTTCTTTGTTTCTAGAATATCTCTAAAAGCGCTTTTCCGGTCTCTATTTTCCTTTGTTTTAAAGTCTTTTGGGAATATAATCTTACTGTCACAAAATAGAGGGGGTGAGAGCCATGTGGAAGGAGTTCAAAAAGTTCATAAGTCGCGGCAATGTCATCGATCTGGCAGTCGGTATCATAATCGGGGGCGCCTTTCAGGTAATAGTTAGATCCCTCGTCGATGATATCATAATGCCGATTCTCGGTCTCTTCACGGGTGGCATCGATTTCAGTAACCTTTATATCAACCTCTCCGGCGGGAGTTACGAAACTCTAGCGGCGGCAAAGGCGGCTGGTGCGGCAACTATAAACATCGGTCTCTTCATAAACGCCGTGATCAATTTCCTGATTCTGGCATTCGTGATTTTCCTGATCGTCAGACAGATAAATAAGATCAGGGAACGCCAGAAGAAAGAAGAGGCTCCGGCCGCACCGACGACGAAGACCTGTCCATTCTGTCATACTTCGATTCCAATTGAAGCGACGAGATGTCCGAACTGTACATCCGAGCTTGGGAAAAAGGGTTAAAACGCTTTTTTCAGAAGCGGCCTTCGAGCCGCTTCTGTCGTTTTATACGAATAAATAGAATCAAAAGGCGAGATGCTGTGGCTAGGAAAAGCTGTTCGCATGTCCCGACTATCAACGACGGAGGATGGCTACGAACGAGGTGGAGAGCGATAAAATAAAAGAGTGGAAATCCGGGCATTTTGGTATAATAGCTCTACTGTATCGAAAGTAAACGCCGAATTGGACGGGGTGTTCCGTATGAGAATAATACCTGAAACGAGAGAGCGCATCAAGAAAAGAAGAATGGAGATTGGCATACTCGCCGCTTGTATGCTGTTAGCCAGTCTCTATGCGGTTTATCAAATTGCCGCCAACACTGAGTTGTTCTTGAGCAGCTCGAAGGTGCAACTTATAATGATCGTAATATTCGCCTTCACCGTTGTTTGCAACGTTTACTTCTTGATTCTGCACTTCGCTTACAGGAAGAGAAGGCGCACACGCACCTGAGTTTCTGTTGTTTCATCCGAACTTCCTCACGAAAGACAGACCCAGATATGCCTATCCTCGATATTCGTAAAAAATATGTAATCCATTTTCTTTGGAAGAGCAGTTCTCGCTGGTTTCTTGGTCATCCTCTTCAAAAACGATAGAGATACCGGATCGAAATCTGGCATTACAAGATGAGATTGTCACCAGTAGTGACATCATACTGGATCTAAATAATCCATAACTCCAGACCCAGTGCGAGCAAGGCGTACGAGATGCAAGATTTTTTTGCGAGAGAAGCGAACTTCATTGTTTTATCGTGCAAAAATCCATTTGCTGGCGAATTGTCTATCTGACAGAGAGAGTAGAAATGTATTGAGTAAATATTTCCAGTTGTATAATAACAATGTAATTATCCGTTCGGTCTGGGGGAACTGAATTCGTAAAGTACGGCTAGAAAGCCGAAAACACAGGGGGTGTTTAGATGAAAAAGCTTTTGGTCGCGGTTCTTCTTTTATCCGTTAGCGCACTCTTAGCGTCCGGGAGTGTCGAGATTTTCAGCTGGTGGACGGGTGGTGGAGAAGAAGAGGGCCTTGCGGCGATCTACGAGGTCTTCAAGGCAAAATTCCCCGACGTCGAGATAATAAACGCAACGGTCGCCGGTGGAGCCGGAACTAACGCAAAGGCCGTTTTGAAGACCAGGATGCTGGGTGGCAACCCGCCGGATTCCTTCCAGGTACACGGTGGAATGGAGCTGATAGACACCTACGTCATCACGGGCATGATGGAACCCCTGACGGATATCCTCGAAGGCTGGGGGATACTCGACAAGTTCCCTAAAGACATTATGACGATCTGTAGTTACGAGGGAGAGGTTTACTCCATACCGGTGAATGTGCACAGGGGTAACGTTGTATTCATCAACAACGAGATCCTCAAGAAGGCCGGTGTCGAGACGGTACCGCAGGATGGACCGGGTTTCCTACAAGTCTGTGAGAAGATCAAACAGGCCGGCTTCATTCCTCTCGCTCTCGGCGACAAGGACAAGTGGGAAGCGGCGCATCTCTTCGAAACCGTACTGCTCTCCGCTCTCGGCCCTGAAGGCTACAACGGTCTATGGAACGGCACAACTAGCTTCAATGACCCGGGGATCGGAAGGGCTATCGTTATTTTCGAAGAGTTGATCAAGTACGTCAACGAGGACCACGCCGCGCTCACGTGGCAAGATGCCACGAAGATGGTTTTCGACGGTAAGGCAGCTTTCAATGTCATGGGCGACTGGGCCGAAGGTTATCTCAAGACGCTCGGCTGGACTCCCGGTGTAGAATTCGGCTGGATGGCAGTCCCCGGAACTCAGGGTTCTTTCATGGTCGTAACCGATACTTTCGGTCTTCCGAAGAATGCTCCCAACAGAGAAAACGCCCTGAAGTGGCTCGAAATAGTGGCTTCGGTCGAGGGGCAGGATGCTTTCAACCCGATCAAAGGGTCAATTCCGGCGAGGCTCGATGCCGACAAATCGCTTTACGATCCTTACCTTACATGGTCGATGAACGACTTCGCCACCAACGCGCTCTGTCCATCAATCGCACACGGTTCTGCAGCTCCAGAAGGCTTCATCACCGAATTGAACGACGCAGTCAATATCTTCATAACCACGAAGGATAGAGACGGCTTCTTGAAGGCAATAAGAAACGCCGCGCAAGACTATTATATAGACTAATGTGCTCGGTGGGGCCTGCGTTGAAGCGGGCCCCCTTCTCTGGAGGTGTTGTAGATCAAGCGGAAAACCAGGCGTGGAATTATTTCCTTTCTTATACTATCGCCGACGTTCGCCGCGATAGGTATTTTCGTTTATTTCTTCATCGGCTGGACGGCTAGAACCTCGGTGTCTAACTGGAACAGCTTTGCCAGACTATTGAAGGGAGAGTTCGAGTTCGTGGGTCTTCGCAATTATCTCAGACTCTTCGAAGATCCGAGGTTCCAGACAGATCTCTGGAACACTTTCTACTTCACTCTCTTCTTCATCGCCGGCTGTCTGATACTGGGCATAATTCTCGCAGTTCTTATAGACAGAAATCTTAAAGGTTCGGCGATATTCAGAAATATCTATCTCTTTCCAATGGCTCTTTCGTTCGTCGTCACCGGGGCAGTCTGGCGGTGGATATTCGCGCCGGGAATTCTACCGGGCAGTCCCCAGGGTATGAACCTTCTCCTGGATCTGGTGGGACTGGATATATTCCAGTGGAAATGGTTCACGAGCACGACCAATTTTTTAAAATTCAACGTGGCCCTGATTCCGGTCATTATCGCCGCTGTCTGGCAGCTTTCGGGCTACACGATGGCGATGTATCTGGCCGGACTGCGCGGGATATCTCAGGATCTTATCGAGGCGGCCGAGGTCGATGGTGCGACCGGCTGGCAGATCTTCTGGAAGATAAAGTTCCCGATACTGAGGCCCATAACGCTGAGCGCCATGATAATCCTGGGGCACATTTCGCTGAAAATCTTCGATCTCGTTTACGCAATGACCGGTAGCGGCCCAAACAACGTCACGGACGTGCCGGCTATCTATATGTTCGAGACGACTTTCAGGGCGAACAAGTACGCCACGGGCTCGGCGATCGCCATGGTGATGCTGATCATGGTCGCCGTGGTTATTGTGCCGTACCTCTTTTCGGCGTTCAGAAAGGAGAAAAGGATATGATCAGAAAGCTTGTGATCTACATACTTCTGGTTGTTTTCGCCCTGTTCTTTCTGATGCCGGTTTACGTACTTTTGGCCACGAGTTTCAAGCCACTGAAGGAAGTTGGTTTGGTCAGGATGTGGTTTCCGCCGAACGAGTTCTCCTTCGACGGCTTCGTCAAGGCCTTCAATAAACTGGCTCCCAACCTGAGAAACTCTTTCATACTGGTAATACCGGCCACATTGTTATCGGCCGTGATCGGCTCGATCAACGGGTACGTTTTATCCAAGTTGAAATTCAGGGGATCGGATTTTCTCTTCGCCCTCGTTCTTTTCGGAATGTTCATCCCCTACCAGAGCGTTCTTTTCCCGCTGATACGCTTTTTGCAGGATATAGGTCTTTACGGCTCAATCTGGGGGCTGGTACTGGTACATGTGGTTTACGGGTTGCCTATAACGACTTTGATCTTCAGGAATTATTACAGCGAAGTGCCGACAGAGTTGATAGAAGCGGCCGGCATAGACGGAGCCGGTATCTTCAAGACATATCTCAAAGTTCTCTTCCCCATATCGCTGCCGGGCTTCGTGGTCGTAGTAATCTGGCAGTTCACGAACATATGGAATGAATTTCTCTTTGCCGTCACAGTTACCAGTGACCCGACGAAGCAGCCGATCACCGTGGCGCTGGTAAACCTTGCAGGAAGTCAGGTAGTCGAGTGGAACGTTCAGATGGCCGGCGCCCTGCTAGCAGCTCTTCCGACGTTGATCGTCTATATACTTTTGGGTAAGTACTTCCTGAGGGGACTCCTCGCGGGCTCTGTCAAAGGTTGAACATCACCGGAAGGTAATCGAAGAGGTTCGTGTATTCGCCATCCTTTTTTTCCTCCAGATAACGGAGAAGAGGCTCTCCCATAGGTCTTACGCCCGAGAAACCGGACCTCTCTTCCATGGTTCTGTGAAAAATTTCGGCCGTCTCCTCACCGAACTCATGGAAAAGATAGGCGTAGGTCATTGCGTATATTAGAAATTCGGCCAGCATATCCTCCCAGGACGGGTATCTGTCCATGAAAGCGGAAAGCACACCGCATGAAAAGGGCGATGTTCTCAACGCTTCTACCAGCTCCGGCTTTGCCGTTATGAGCGGATCTATGAGAGGGTGACAGAACTCGTGAAAGGCGACAATCCTTGACCAGACGGGATGGTCGCTGAAACTTCCGAATTTCTCGTCCGGCAAAGTGACTCCCGGTTCATAGGGCCATTTCTGGCTGGACCTACCGGGGTATCTGGCTATACAGTATAGACAGCGTTTGTCGGCCGCACCTAAAGAGGCCAGTTCGGGAAAGAGGGGATTGGGGAAGAAAAAGAGAGACCTTTCGTGATCACCGAAGAAATCTTTCAGGAGCTCTTCTATACGGTTGTTTTCGAGTGCCGTCGAAGCATCGCGCTCCAGTTTCTCCCAGCCAGTTTTCTGGCTTTCCCACAGACTTTCGAGATCGGCGGAAGCCAGTAACTTTCTCAACTCGAGGTGAAGTTCGCTGGTACAAAGTGTTGGTTCGTATCGGTACAGGTAATCGGGAAAACTTCGGGGTTCCAGGTCGGGCCACGATAGGTTTACGGCATAAGTGAAGAGAAAGTAATAGGCCGTCCCATCTTTGAGAAGCGAGTTTAGGAGTTCAGGACGCTTTCTGCCCGCCAGGTGGCGCATCGTGCCCTCATATAGGAAGTGATGGGCGTGGGGCTTACGCAATTCCAGCTCCGGCAATTCGGTAAGCATCATCGCAGTCGACATAAGCCTGATTCTTTTGTCCGTAGATACTTTCAAAATCAACCTCCCGTTTTCTTTCTCTTTCCCAGCCTGCCGGCCCTCCTGGCGAGCGTCTGGTACGAAGGAAGGCCTTCGATGCCCAATCTGTCGCAAATGGCCGGGTTTTCCTTGAGGTAGGCCACAACGCCCCTGTAGCTAAGTCCCTTCTCGCTGGCCAGGAAGAGTATCTTCTCTATAGTCCCGTCGCTGAATTTTTCTGTTACGCCGGAGCGGAAGTTGCCCCGGTCTTTATCCTTTCTCTCGTACTGATTTGTAGCCGGCTCTTCGATGAAACGCCCTATGACGGCCAGCTCATCCCTCCAGCCCTCGAGAAATTCGCTCACCAGCATATGCCTGTCGATCGAGATTCTCTGAAAGGTCTCGACCGGAACGGAGAGCCTTCCTTTATTAACCAGCTTACCTATAGTCTTCAACAATACCGTGAGGTCCTGAACCTTTCCAAGTCTGTCCTGAATCTTTTTGAGGAGCGCGAGCGTACCGCCGTCGAGTCCGATGTATCCGTCCAGTGTCTCGAGTGTGTAACGGAGCTTCTTTATGGAGATCCTGGAGTTGTGGAGTGTGGTAAAATCCGCCGGATCGGACCTGGCGAAGCTCTTCCCGACGGACGAATAACGCTTTTTTATTCGGGTGGATATTCGCTCGGTGTTCCGTTCCAGGAGATTGCTGTCGTCGCAGACCACTATGAGTTCCCTGTGGAAGTGGAGAAAGTCTCTTTCGAGACGTTCCATGTCGAATTCGACCAGCGATCTGGAGGCCTGTGCCGCGAGTCTTTCGTCCTTGGCCTCCAGTTGTTCGGGAAGGCCTTCGATGCCGTATTCGATGGCCAGAGACCTCTGGACATGGTTGTCCCTGAGACGACCGAGCGAAGTTCTGAGAGCCGAAAGCATTTTGAGCGATCTGGAGGGCTTTCTGTCGATTAAAATGGCGCCGATCGATAGAGCTTCGGAAAGCCTGCGACTCCACACTCTAATGTCGTGTACGGTATCTTCCTCCAGCGAATCTCTTCCCTTATCGATATGACCCTTGAGAGTGTCCAGCATCGCTCCGACCTTCTCTGGAAAGGCCTTGAGAAAGGACTCGTGGACCGTTCTATCGAAGATCATTTCGTTTTTCTCAGTAGCGACGGCTTGAGGAGAAATTCCAACTTGAATTTGTTGAGGTCCAATTCTTTCCAGTTTTCGCAATCGACTTTGAAGCAGGCCACCGACGAAGTGGCCATTCTAGCTGTGCACCGGACTGCCGCCATGAACTCTTCGATCGCTGGGTTGTGGCCGACTATCATCACGGAGCTGTATTTGTCGTCCGTTGTGGCGATCGCCGCGGCTATGGTCTCGCTCGATCCGGTGTAGAGCTCCCCGTTCTCGATCATCTCGATCTCTCCTATGGCTTTTTTGAATTTTCTGGCCGTCTGTCTTGCACGTTTCGCTCCGGAGGAGAGTATTATCGCAGGTCCGTCGATAAACGGCTTTACGATTTTGGCCATCGACAGTGAATCGCTCTTTCCCCTGTCGGTGAGCGATCTGTCTATATCCTGCATATCGCCCTTTTTTTCTCTTTCGGCCTCTGCGTGACGTACCAAGAAGACTTTTCTCAATTATTCCACCTCTTGCACGAACCAAAGCCTTCGTCCGTTGGAACGTACGAGAACAATGATACTATCTTTCCTTCCAGAAAACCA
This portion of the Mesotoga infera genome encodes:
- a CDS encoding D-alanine--D-alanine ligase family protein codes for the protein MKIAVVHDEKPGEVGMKMLKSIAGVLEKHHEVFPVPLTSKFVERIESEGIEFVFNIATGGEGHQRQVYVPAILDFWNIPYTGSGVSANCLCIDKSLTKIVMADSGIPTPKYVCFKQSRPVEEIDFYPAIVKPSRGGSAVGIWADSVVSDRVELERAVERIHREYGEPALVEEFIVGREFSVGIVGHTVLPILEIDFSSLPEGMERFYSYRVKQYLGEKTGYICPAVIPEVLKAEIESLSLELFDRLDLGDYARMDIRVDKYGEPYFLEVNSLPLLVPDYSDIVKMALAAGWEYDDLILAILDSAIERRR
- the mscL gene encoding large conductance mechanosensitive channel protein MscL: MWKEFKKFISRGNVIDLAVGIIIGGAFQVIVRSLVDDIIMPILGLFTGGIDFSNLYINLSGGSYETLAAAKAAGAATINIGLFINAVINFLILAFVIFLIVRQINKIRERQKKEEAPAAPTTKTCPFCHTSIPIEATRCPNCTSELGKKG
- a CDS encoding carbon-nitrogen hydrolase family protein; this translates as MKTIDLTAIQVHFDATTFSRESFASAMDRYVRLARGLWRGERHVTVFPEFFPTFLYPAFRGMTLKGGPGKILLKYALKNTGLSLNPLRQAFLNHALEIELFYRETFGALAGEFKTYLLAPSILMPEVDFESSRGTFLRDKRLYNMAYLFSPQGRLIAKIAKRNLTDAESRILFSRGSSFGNIAETSIGTLGVAICYDMFFESEVRRLDSSGCEILLVPSCNFAPWKAHLNGSTQERVWFRDGPISASKDRENIRFLVNAMAVGDIGGQTAQGRSSIWHNGKVLAISREVEREDVVNAIVELDFYPGGL
- a CDS encoding carbohydrate ABC transporter permease; protein product: MKRKTRRGIISFLILSPTFAAIGIFVYFFIGWTARTSVSNWNSFARLLKGEFEFVGLRNYLRLFEDPRFQTDLWNTFYFTLFFIAGCLILGIILAVLIDRNLKGSAIFRNIYLFPMALSFVVTGAVWRWIFAPGILPGSPQGMNLLLDLVGLDIFQWKWFTSTTNFLKFNVALIPVIIAAVWQLSGYTMAMYLAGLRGISQDLIEAAEVDGATGWQIFWKIKFPILRPITLSAMIILGHISLKIFDLVYAMTGSGPNNVTDVPAIYMFETTFRANKYATGSAIAMVMLIMVAVVIVPYLFSAFRKEKRI
- a CDS encoding cation:proton antiporter yields the protein MVLSISLIIILSIPIISLFEKLRLPGLIGLIFLGVLLGPQILNLIDNSLLDVSSEIRLLALIVILLRAGLGLDRKTVKKIGPLALRMSFLPGVFEGFSIMFFAQWLGLDLVKGGMLGFIIAAVSPAVVVPEMLRFKESDMGKDREVPSTILAAASVDDVVAITIFTVFLGIDKGQNINVVTAVASVPLEIALGIGAGALIGFLFALLFKKFHMRDTKKVLLVLSSAFIFHQLENYMPVASLLGVMAIGFMLREKLPVAAERLAGKMERVWVLAEVFLFVLVGASVSINAINNSWQKGIVVIILGLLFRSLGVAVSTLGSKLNLHERLFCMVSYIPKATVQAAVGGIPLAMGVAYGDVILSVSVLSIIITAPLGAIGIRYIGPRTLKKTAHCENRSAL
- a CDS encoding CHAD domain-containing protein, with amino-acid sequence MIFDRTVHESFLKAFPEKVGAMLDTLKGHIDKGRDSLEEDTVHDIRVWSRRLSEALSIGAILIDRKPSRSLKMLSALRTSLGRLRDNHVQRSLAIEYGIEGLPEQLEAKDERLAAQASRSLVEFDMERLERDFLHFHRELIVVCDDSNLLERNTERISTRIKKRYSSVGKSFARSDPADFTTLHNSRISIKKLRYTLETLDGYIGLDGGTLALLKKIQDRLGKVQDLTVLLKTIGKLVNKGRLSVPVETFQRISIDRHMLVSEFLEGWRDELAVIGRFIEEPATNQYERKDKDRGNFRSGVTEKFSDGTIEKILFLASEKGLSYRGVVAYLKENPAICDRLGIEGLPSYQTLARRAGRLGKRKKTGG
- a CDS encoding carbohydrate ABC transporter permease, yielding MIRKLVIYILLVVFALFFLMPVYVLLATSFKPLKEVGLVRMWFPPNEFSFDGFVKAFNKLAPNLRNSFILVIPATLLSAVIGSINGYVLSKLKFRGSDFLFALVLFGMFIPYQSVLFPLIRFLQDIGLYGSIWGLVLVHVVYGLPITTLIFRNYYSEVPTELIEAAGIDGAGIFKTYLKVLFPISLPGFVVVVIWQFTNIWNEFLFAVTVTSDPTKQPITVALVNLAGSQVVEWNVQMAGALLAALPTLIVYILLGKYFLRGLLAGSVKG
- a CDS encoding ABC transporter substrate-binding protein, which translates into the protein MKKLLVAVLLLSVSALLASGSVEIFSWWTGGGEEEGLAAIYEVFKAKFPDVEIINATVAGGAGTNAKAVLKTRMLGGNPPDSFQVHGGMELIDTYVITGMMEPLTDILEGWGILDKFPKDIMTICSYEGEVYSIPVNVHRGNVVFINNEILKKAGVETVPQDGPGFLQVCEKIKQAGFIPLALGDKDKWEAAHLFETVLLSALGPEGYNGLWNGTTSFNDPGIGRAIVIFEELIKYVNEDHAALTWQDATKMVFDGKAAFNVMGDWAEGYLKTLGWTPGVEFGWMAVPGTQGSFMVVTDTFGLPKNAPNRENALKWLEIVASVEGQDAFNPIKGSIPARLDADKSLYDPYLTWSMNDFATNALCPSIAHGSAAPEGFITELNDAVNIFITTKDRDGFLKAIRNAAQDYYID
- a CDS encoding SixA phosphatase family protein, which translates into the protein MRKVFLVRHAEAEREKKGDMQDIDRSLTDRGKSDSLSMAKIVKPFIDGPAIILSSGAKRARQTARKFKKAIGEIEMIENGELYTGSSETIAAAIATTDDKYSSVMIVGHNPAIEEFMAAVRCTARMATSSVACFKVDCENWKELDLNKFKLEFLLKPSLLRKTK